One window of Candidatus Hydrothermales bacterium genomic DNA carries:
- a CDS encoding methyl-accepting chemotaxis protein, with protein sequence MKIFSLRSIRSRIFFLLIVFSIILTSFFLSAFYIFSRNIFLRMKKNEAQNFANLLAVNVAPFIAINDLNKIEETLEVLSKHPSLNEIKIFGILGEELVNKKFNESKKKIWVISEIKSEDQVLGGISLSFDYPKEEKIIYVFLTLAFLSSFVFVFITILLTQRASIKVLNPLFKVINLMEDFSKKRGDLSVSIKSDSAYEIDRLAGAFNNFKETIREIVLKIIKVSTQSKDESEFINTTFNDFRNQFEEITKMTQEIAEIIQLQSETLLTLQNKINNMKEIFDDIILKLEEHRKHTEILFKEVEKGKERVKNSELILTSMIESLKEFSKLIEDFKNTNEILLETSEKIEDFSQQINILALNVTIESSHLKEARQFSVLSHEIREISERVRKFNEDSKKRYREITSHITNFISFMTEFRQNTISELNKVSETLKTFTEIEDKARKIHKFIFEINEKVIHTRELVKELTSSSEEISKKGENIASSTEEISAGMQEINTISQSIKDKVNEVNTLIYELFNLVHTFKV encoded by the coding sequence ATGAAAATTTTTAGTCTTAGGAGTATAAGATCAAGAATATTTTTTTTACTAATAGTTTTTTCAATAATTTTAACATCCTTTTTCCTTTCTGCCTTTTATATATTTTCACGTAACATTTTTTTGAGAATGAAAAAAAATGAGGCTCAGAATTTTGCAAATTTATTAGCAGTTAATGTGGCGCCTTTCATTGCCATAAATGACCTTAACAAAATTGAAGAGACATTAGAGGTTTTATCAAAACATCCTTCACTAAATGAAATAAAAATATTTGGTATATTAGGTGAAGAATTGGTAAATAAAAAATTTAACGAATCAAAAAAGAAAATATGGGTCATTTCAGAGATAAAAAGCGAAGATCAAGTTTTGGGCGGTATTTCTCTTTCCTTTGACTATCCAAAAGAAGAAAAAATAATTTATGTTTTTTTAACACTTGCCTTTTTAAGCTCCTTTGTTTTTGTTTTTATTACTATACTTTTAACACAACGGGCTAGCATAAAAGTTTTAAATCCCCTTTTTAAAGTAATAAATCTTATGGAGGACTTCTCAAAGAAAAGGGGAGATTTAAGTGTAAGTATAAAAAGTGACTCAGCTTATGAAATAGATAGACTAGCAGGTGCCTTTAATAATTTTAAAGAGACAATAAGAGAAATTGTTTTAAAAATTATAAAAGTTTCAACACAAAGCAAAGACGAATCAGAGTTCATAAATACAACTTTTAATGACTTTAGAAACCAATTTGAAGAAATCACAAAGATGACCCAGGAAATTGCTGAGATAATCCAGCTACAATCTGAGACCCTTTTAACCCTTCAAAACAAAATTAATAACATGAAAGAAATTTTTGACGATATAATCTTAAAACTTGAAGAACATAGAAAACATACTGAAATTCTTTTTAAAGAAGTTGAAAAGGGAAAAGAAAGAGTAAAAAACTCAGAATTAATATTAACTAGTATGATAGAAAGCTTAAAAGAGTTTTCAAAATTAATTGAAGATTTTAAAAATACTAACGAGATTTTACTTGAAACATCAGAAAAAATTGAGGACTTTTCTCAACAAATAAACATTTTAGCTTTAAATGTTACTATAGAAAGCTCACATTTAAAAGAAGCACGACAATTTTCTGTCCTTTCTCACGAAATAAGAGAGATATCAGAGAGAGTGAGAAAATTTAATGAGGATTCAAAAAAAAGATACAGAGAAATTACTTCACATATAACAAATTTTATAAGCTTTATGACAGAATTCAGACAAAACACTATCTCTGAATTAAACAAAGTAAGTGAAACTCTTAAAACGTTTACAGAAATAGAAGATAAAGCCAGAAAAATTCATAAGTTTATTTTTGAAATAAACGAAAAAGTAATTCATACGAGAGAATTAGTAAAAGAACTTACCTCATCTTCAGAAGAAATCTCGAAAAAAGGAGAAAACATTGCCTCATCCACAGAAGAAATAAGTGCTGGTATGCAAGAAATTAACACTATTTCTCAAAGTATAAAAGATAAAGTAAACGAAGTTAACACTTTAATCTATGAACTTTTTAACCTCGTACACACATTTAAAGTATAA
- the scpB gene encoding SMC-Scp complex subunit ScpB gives MESERNLKRIIEALLFVSTKPISLEKLAKLTGYPKEKIKEEIDNLKREYESENRAIVIKEVAGGYTFFTREEYSDYVKKLKGDNTLKLSKSMLQTLAIIAYKQPITKAEIEVLKGSSVDFTLKSLLEKGLVKVVGRKKVKGAPLLYGTSEKFLKVFGLNSLEELPKIEGLG, from the coding sequence ATGGAATCTGAAAGAAATTTAAAAAGAATTATTGAGGCTTTACTTTTTGTTTCAACAAAGCCAATTTCACTTGAAAAACTGGCAAAATTAACAGGTTATCCAAAAGAGAAAATAAAGGAAGAGATTGATAACTTAAAAAGAGAATATGAAAGTGAAAATAGGGCTATAGTTATAAAAGAAGTAGCTGGTGGTTATACCTTTTTTACTCGAGAGGAGTATAGTGATTATGTAAAGAAATTGAAAGGAGATAATACCTTAAAGCTTTCAAAATCTATGCTTCAGACACTTGCGATTATAGCCTATAAACAACCGATAACTAAGGCTGAGATAGAAGTTTTAAAGGGATCATCAGTTGATTTTACTTTAAAAAGTCTATTAGAAAAGGGTTTAGTTAAGGTTGTAGGTAGAAAGAAAGTAAAGGGTGCTCCTCTTTTATACGGGACATCAGAAAAATTCCTAAAGGTTTTTGGCCTTAACTCCCTTGAAGAGCTGCCTAAGATAGAGGGTTTAGGATAA
- a CDS encoding YfiR/HmsC family protein: protein MLLILGKVQIFAQDMPPELFSALVIKIIPYVLNFKDKDTIKIKYYGEDVYTAALKNYNGKKINEKTIIVGKDLKNFNIFFFSGKKEEFIKVESEIRKNEVLSIFVNDITYLKGTGILGIKVEDGKPCIYLNTLRAKEVGLNFTSDFMRLIKIYQ from the coding sequence GTGCTCCTTATCCTGGGTAAAGTTCAAATCTTTGCCCAGGATATGCCTCCTGAACTCTTTTCTGCGCTTGTTATAAAAATAATACCCTATGTTTTAAATTTCAAAGATAAAGACACAATTAAAATTAAGTATTATGGAGAAGATGTTTATACAGCTGCTTTAAAAAATTATAATGGCAAAAAAATAAATGAAAAAACAATTATTGTTGGAAAGGACTTAAAGAATTTTAATATTTTCTTTTTTTCAGGAAAAAAAGAGGAGTTTATAAAGGTAGAGAGCGAAATAAGAAAAAATGAAGTTCTATCAATTTTTGTAAATGACATAACCTATCTTAAAGGCACCGGGATACTTGGTATAAAGGTTGAAGATGGAAAACCCTGTATTTATCTTAATACTTTGAGGGCTAAAGAAGTAGGGTTAAATTTCACCTCAGATTTTATGAGACTTATTAAAATTTATCAATGA
- a CDS encoding GWxTD domain-containing protein yields MIKILVHFLISTVFLSKGKFEFYLFPFTTFNGHNFSIEMWYELNVNQVPLEKKVGYYEGKFDIEVYWENILKGETRKDKFTKSFKIGGYTDKTKIYDVFILNLDEGEYLIKVKFKTKAKEGEVNFKKSLKINYPFISDIFIVPRIGKKEEYFFTREHFSFDPKFPLNFSFPDSIIHFFYELYGFEGREIVSYEVYRDGEKIYSKENKVPSTKRGITSASISLNKLDTGDYTLVVSVIKDGNVHFKREERFSYVSFKTIKEESIKRYYENYLFFIDYFATPEEIEEFRKISDFNGKKLFVQKFWKKFDPDPETEANEFVIELIKRIKFSDQNFSLGLKLKGRYTDRGKIFIKYGEPSYVTSSYYPEANRAWESWVYTSPKRIQFIFVDINQDGNYLLTYSSLPEEPPSVANWEKWIPGEIIEVKK; encoded by the coding sequence ATGATTAAAATATTAGTGCACTTCCTGATCTCAACAGTTTTTCTCTCAAAGGGAAAATTTGAGTTTTATCTTTTTCCCTTTACAACTTTTAATGGACATAATTTCAGTATTGAAATGTGGTATGAATTAAATGTTAATCAGGTGCCACTTGAGAAAAAAGTAGGTTACTATGAGGGCAAGTTTGATATAGAGGTCTACTGGGAAAATATTTTAAAAGGGGAAACTCGTAAAGATAAGTTTACAAAAAGTTTTAAAATAGGGGGTTATACAGATAAGACAAAAATTTACGATGTTTTCATCTTAAATTTAGATGAAGGTGAATATCTAATAAAAGTAAAGTTTAAAACTAAAGCAAAAGAGGGAGAAGTTAATTTTAAGAAGAGTTTAAAGATTAATTATCCCTTTATTTCGGATATTTTCATAGTTCCAAGAATCGGTAAAAAAGAAGAGTACTTTTTTACTAGGGAACATTTTAGTTTTGATCCAAAGTTTCCACTAAATTTTTCATTTCCCGATAGTATAATTCATTTTTTCTATGAGCTCTACGGGTTTGAGGGGAGGGAGATAGTAAGTTATGAAGTATATAGGGATGGTGAAAAAATTTATTCAAAGGAGAATAAAGTTCCAAGTACCAAAAGGGGTATAACAAGTGCAAGCATCTCTTTAAATAAACTTGATACAGGTGACTATACTCTTGTTGTGAGTGTAATAAAAGATGGTAATGTTCATTTTAAAAGAGAGGAAAGGTTTAGCTATGTATCATTTAAGACAATAAAGGAAGAGAGTATAAAAAGGTATTATGAGAATTATCTTTTTTTTATAGATTATTTTGCAACTCCTGAAGAAATAGAGGAATTTAGGAAAATAAGTGATTTTAATGGAAAAAAGCTTTTTGTTCAGAAGTTCTGGAAAAAGTTTGATCCAGATCCAGAAACTGAGGCAAATGAGTTTGTTATAGAACTTATTAAAAGAATAAAGTTTTCAGATCAAAATTTTTCTCTCGGTTTAAAGCTTAAAGGAAGATATACAGATAGAGGAAAGATTTTTATAAAGTATGGAGAACCATCTTATGTTACAAGTTCCTATTATCCTGAAGCAAATAGAGCTTGGGAATCATGGGTTTATACAAGTCCTAAAAGAATTCAGTTTATTTTTGTTGATATTAATCAAGATGGTAACTATTTACTTACTTATTCATCTCTTCCTGAAGAGCCGCCCTCTGTAGCAAATTGGGAGAAATGGATTCCAGGGGAGATCATAGAGGTAAAAAAGTAG
- the murJ gene encoding murein biosynthesis integral membrane protein MurJ yields the protein MDSRGDHRGKKVGSKTILNLLIFGIGTLLSRILGFLREVFLAYSLGATHLSDVFYASFRIVNLLRILFGEGIMHVSLVPLLIENKKDLSRYKRFVSSTFTFFLLISLLFTFLGILLSPLLILIFAPGFKNVSFKFIYAKDTLMMMFPFVFFIIMAGYFGSILNSERNFFPPSFAPFFFNFSFLLIGCISYFFLNLSEKFFLFSLALAIVIGGLFEALFQLFFVIKKVKISITKNLFIPEIRDFFRLLIPVFVTVITNEIIIIITTFLASYLPEGELSYLSYSFRLRHFPIAILGIGLATVSLPYMTETDKKIEYLKRIYKFSLSILFPLVLLLIVHSDFIVKVFFERGKFKSIDTLKTSLSFIWFSLGILPSSLFNVHLNYFYSQKRIVEINISHLYMLTSFLFFAPILFKLMGYTGLALSSSISSTVAFLTLCFYTPKFIDFRDYKEFILLALLLAALVFLRFFNLPFLEFLIDSFLSFIFFMYFRKRWNLKEI from the coding sequence ATGGATTCCAGGGGAGATCATAGAGGTAAAAAAGTAGGTTCAAAAACTATTTTAAATCTCTTAATTTTTGGGATAGGTACCTTACTTTCAAGAATTTTAGGCTTTTTAAGAGAGGTTTTTCTTGCCTACTCTTTAGGAGCTACTCATCTTTCTGATGTTTTCTATGCTTCTTTTAGAATTGTAAATCTTCTAAGGATATTATTTGGTGAAGGGATAATGCATGTATCTTTAGTTCCTCTACTTATTGAAAATAAAAAAGATTTATCAAGGTATAAGAGATTTGTATCTTCAACTTTTACATTTTTTCTTTTAATTTCTCTTTTATTTACTTTCTTAGGTATACTCCTTTCGCCTCTTTTAATTTTAATTTTTGCGCCTGGATTTAAAAATGTTAGTTTTAAATTTATCTATGCAAAAGATACTTTAATGATGATGTTTCCCTTTGTTTTTTTTATTATAATGGCTGGTTATTTTGGCTCCATTTTAAATTCTGAAAGAAATTTTTTTCCACCTTCATTTGCCCCCTTTTTCTTTAACTTCTCTTTTCTTTTAATAGGGTGTATATCTTACTTTTTTTTAAATTTAAGTGAAAAATTTTTTCTTTTTTCGCTCGCACTTGCAATTGTCATCGGCGGTCTATTTGAAGCTCTCTTTCAACTTTTTTTTGTTATTAAAAAAGTTAAAATTTCCATAACAAAAAATTTGTTTATTCCCGAAATTAGAGATTTTTTTAGACTATTAATTCCTGTCTTTGTTACGGTAATAACTAACGAAATAATAATAATTATAACGACGTTTCTTGCTTCATATTTACCGGAGGGGGAACTTTCTTATCTTTCTTATTCTTTCAGGTTAAGACACTTTCCTATAGCAATTTTAGGAATAGGTCTTGCAACTGTTTCCTTACCTTATATGACTGAGACTGATAAAAAAATTGAATATCTAAAGAGAATTTATAAGTTTTCTCTTTCTATACTTTTTCCCTTGGTTTTACTATTGATTGTTCACTCTGATTTTATAGTAAAGGTTTTTTTTGAAAGGGGAAAGTTTAAAAGTATAGATACTTTAAAGACTTCGCTGAGTTTTATATGGTTTTCTTTGGGGATACTTCCTTCCTCTCTATTTAACGTTCATTTAAATTATTTCTATTCACAGAAAAGAATTGTTGAAATAAATATTTCTCATCTTTACATGTTGACTTCTTTTTTATTTTTTGCTCCGATTCTTTTTAAGCTGATGGGTTATACAGGACTTGCCCTATCTTCCTCAATTTCATCAACTGTTGCCTTTTTGACCCTATGCTTTTATACCCCTAAGTTTATAGATTTCAGGGATTATAAAGAATTTATTTTACTCGCCCTTTTACTTGCTGCTCTTGTCTTCCTTAGATTCTTTAATTTACCTTTTCTTGAATTTTTGATCGATTCTTTTTTATCTTTTATATTCTTTATGTATTTTCGTAAAAGATGGAATCTGAAAGAAATTTAA
- a CDS encoding cytochrome c biogenesis protein CcdA, with protein MEHPSIVVSFMAGFLSFFSPCILPLIPVYFSYITGVSVNELKKKGKYYFLILFHSLLFVLGFSTVFLFLGFSSSLIGSFFLDKREILEKVAGIFIIILSIHLIGLFRFKFLDVERRINPVKFGISFLNSFFVGFAFGFGWTPCIGPVLASILALAATYGSPFKGLLLLGFYSLGLAIPFIISGFFINFFFLLFQKLRKSLRIFEIISGLLLLILGILLLFGVFSKISLYLGA; from the coding sequence ATGGAACACCCTTCGATAGTGGTCTCATTCATGGCTGGTTTTTTATCCTTTTTTTCTCCTTGTATTTTGCCCCTAATTCCCGTTTATTTTTCCTATATTACGGGTGTTTCGGTTAATGAACTTAAGAAAAAGGGAAAGTATTATTTTTTAATTTTGTTTCATTCGCTTTTATTTGTTTTAGGTTTTTCTACGGTTTTTTTATTTTTAGGTTTTTCCTCTTCATTAATAGGTTCCTTTTTTTTAGATAAGAGAGAGATTTTAGAGAAAGTGGCGGGTATTTTTATAATCATTTTGTCAATACATTTAATTGGTTTATTTCGTTTTAAGTTTCTTGATGTTGAAAGGAGGATAAATCCGGTTAAATTTGGTATCTCTTTTTTAAATTCTTTTTTTGTTGGTTTTGCTTTTGGTTTTGGTTGGACTCCCTGTATAGGGCCTGTGCTTGCTTCTATTTTAGCACTTGCTGCTACTTATGGTTCACCTTTTAAAGGTCTTTTACTTCTTGGTTTTTATTCTTTGGGTCTTGCTATCCCGTTTATTATATCGGGATTTTTTATCAATTTTTTCTTTTTACTATTTCAAAAGCTAAGGAAAAGCTTAAGAATTTTTGAAATTATTTCAGGCTTATTGCTTTTGATTTTAGGAATTTTGCTTTTGTTCGGTGTATTTTCGAAAATCTCCCTTTATTTAGGAGCTTAA
- a CDS encoding ABC transporter substrate-binding protein, protein MGGCKKKPTAPPPEEKITVGVIFPMTGGLASFGEAMKYAIDVAVDEINEAGGILGKKVEYILKDDQTNPDVAKQKAQEIINAGIKVIIGAAASSATIKASEITVPNNAILISPSSTSPLITDLNDNDLVFRTCPSDAFQGKIIGRYLKENLGVNRATALYIKNPYGIGLKNEFTKEFASRGGDTLDPISYPEEFEEAGTPPDFTPYIDSLIRQNPEYVVLVAYDRGGLAVKRAKEMNATFTWFGCDGIQTQGFLDNAGEYAEGIRGTAPYHEEGSHYDNFAQRYKQRSGMDPVTFIANTYDAFIVIALAIQKAGTADDGMKIKDALREVANYSPNDSVVYGGQFSKAKDLIAKGIGIDYHGVSGPINFDEKGDVIIAPYEVWEIRGGKFVHIETIQP, encoded by the coding sequence TTGGGTGGTTGTAAAAAAAAGCCTACAGCACCACCCCCTGAAGAAAAGATAACAGTTGGGGTAATTTTTCCAATGACAGGGGGCCTGGCATCTTTTGGTGAAGCAATGAAATATGCAATTGATGTTGCAGTTGATGAAATAAATGAGGCAGGTGGAATACTTGGTAAAAAGGTGGAATATATTTTAAAGGATGATCAAACAAATCCTGATGTAGCAAAACAAAAAGCACAAGAGATTATAAACGCAGGAATAAAAGTTATTATTGGAGCAGCTGCCTCTTCTGCTACTATTAAAGCCTCTGAAATTACAGTACCAAATAATGCTATTTTGATATCACCCTCTTCAACAAGCCCACTTATTACTGATCTTAACGATAATGACCTTGTATTTAGAACATGCCCCTCTGATGCATTCCAAGGAAAAATCATAGGTAGATATTTAAAAGAAAATTTAGGAGTTAACAGAGCAACTGCCTTATATATAAAAAATCCATATGGTATAGGTTTAAAAAATGAATTTACTAAAGAATTTGCATCTAGGGGAGGTGATACTTTAGATCCTATTTCTTATCCTGAAGAATTTGAAGAAGCAGGAACTCCACCTGATTTTACACCATACATAGATTCTTTAATCAGGCAAAATCCTGAATATGTAGTTCTCGTAGCTTACGATAGAGGTGGACTTGCTGTAAAAAGAGCAAAAGAAATGAATGCAACTTTTACTTGGTTTGGATGTGATGGAATTCAGACACAAGGATTTCTTGATAACGCTGGAGAATATGCCGAAGGTATAAGGGGAACAGCACCTTATCATGAAGAAGGTTCTCACTATGATAATTTTGCACAAAGATATAAGCAAAGAAGTGGTATGGATCCCGTTACATTTATAGCAAATACTTACGATGCCTTTATAGTCATAGCACTCGCTATACAAAAGGCAGGAACAGCTGATGATGGTATGAAGATAAAAGATGCATTAAGAGAGGTCGCAAATTATTCTCCTAATGATAGTGTAGTTTATGGTGGCCAGTTTAGTAAGGCTAAGGATTTAATAGCAAAAGGTATAGGGATTGATTATCATGGAGTTTCAGGACCTATCAATTTTGACGAAAAGGGCGATGTGATAATAGCACCATATGAGGTATGGGAAATAAGGGGAGGGAAATTTGTACACATTGAGACTATTCAACCTTAA
- a CDS encoding DUF5362 family protein: MEIYESASKGSGWIRFFGVISIIGGVLQVFTIIGIIWAWITIWIGVVALQAASAADKANLTKKEEDLVQFHSKIKQLFQLIGIFIIISIVIAVIVAVIALIFSAFLLSFLYQLGGLNL, from the coding sequence ATGGAAATATACGAAAGTGCCTCAAAGGGGAGCGGGTGGATTAGATTTTTTGGCGTGATAAGTATAATTGGTGGAGTATTGCAAGTTTTTACAATTATTGGAATAATTTGGGCTTGGATTACGATTTGGATTGGTGTTGTAGCTTTACAAGCTGCATCAGCTGCTGATAAAGCAAATTTAACTAAAAAAGAGGAAGATTTAGTTCAGTTCCACAGTAAGATTAAACAGCTATTTCAACTAATCGGTATCTTTATTATTATTTCAATAGTTATTGCCGTTATAGTTGCAGTTATAGCTTTAATTTTTTCTGCCTTCTTGCTTTCTTTTCTATATCAATTAGGAGGGCTTAATTTGTGA
- a CDS encoding GWxTD domain-containing protein: protein MIFYLNFLSFFVISFLVDTINFNVCKKIFEKGDSILVDVKVLPHLLVFKKSEEEFLGWTEFNISCVAEDKREYFFRFNQKVSFEKYEDTRDEKNRIKFQKWIALEGTIKKINIEVLDLNSQRRWTYSKEFVVKDFISVGDIIFYKIKENEIIYDVPPLSDSLYNFILTFKSKKKGRLEISFYKKNELFKKLAFEVKDGLNKLIDTLNLSNLKIPLTYNLEFYINKKKIELTGEISLKKIDLFSIFDWRDLIEALRILFDFKDVEELFKAKEEEKEDKWKAFWKTRDPDPQTPHNELEITFIERFEYVMKNFSGPIKGYKTDRGRIYIKYGSPDYIEDHPFEFGTYPYQIWYYTKLGIKFIFVDKTGFGDYQLVTDLRELYPQY, encoded by the coding sequence GTGATATTTTATCTAAATTTTTTGAGTTTTTTTGTTATTTCTTTTTTAGTAGATACGATTAACTTTAATGTATGTAAGAAAATTTTTGAAAAAGGAGATTCAATTTTAGTAGATGTTAAAGTTTTGCCCCACTTATTAGTTTTTAAAAAATCTGAGGAAGAGTTTCTTGGCTGGACAGAGTTTAACATAAGCTGTGTTGCAGAAGATAAGAGGGAGTACTTTTTTAGATTTAACCAGAAGGTGAGTTTTGAAAAATATGAAGATACAAGAGATGAGAAAAATAGGATAAAATTTCAGAAATGGATTGCACTAGAAGGCACTATAAAAAAAATAAATATTGAAGTTTTAGACTTGAACTCACAGAGAAGATGGACTTACTCAAAGGAATTTGTGGTTAAGGATTTTATAAGCGTTGGAGATATTATCTTCTATAAAATTAAAGAAAACGAAATAATATACGATGTTCCACCTCTCTCTGACTCTCTTTATAACTTTATTTTAACTTTTAAATCAAAGAAAAAAGGAAGGTTAGAAATAAGTTTCTATAAGAAGAATGAACTTTTTAAAAAACTAGCCTTTGAGGTCAAAGATGGTTTGAATAAGTTAATCGATACTTTAAATCTTTCAAATCTAAAGATTCCCTTAACTTACAATTTGGAATTTTATATAAATAAAAAAAAGATAGAACTAACCGGAGAGATAAGTTTAAAAAAGATTGATTTATTTTCGATTTTCGATTGGAGAGATCTTATAGAGGCTTTAAGAATTTTGTTTGATTTTAAGGATGTTGAAGAGCTTTTTAAAGCTAAAGAAGAAGAAAAAGAAGATAAATGGAAGGCCTTTTGGAAAACTCGTGATCCTGATCCACAAACCCCACATAATGAACTTGAAATTACCTTCATCGAAAGATTTGAGTATGTTATGAAAAACTTTTCAGGTCCTATTAAAGGTTATAAAACAGATAGAGGAAGAATATATATAAAGTATGGATCCCCTGACTACATAGAGGACCATCCCTTTGAATTTGGAACCTATCCCTATCAGATATGGTATTACACAAAACTTGGAATTAAATTTATTTTTGTCGATAAAACTGGCTTTGGTGATTATCAACTTGTAACCGATTTAAGAGAACTTTATCCTCAGTACTGA
- a CDS encoding Fe-S-containing hydro-lyase produces the protein MATRKIRTPLDEETVLSIKSGDIVYISGVIYAARDAAHKRMVEEYKEKGTLPIDLKGQVIYYVGPSPEKPGQIIGSAGPTTSLRMDLYTPFMLEMGVKATIGKGERSQEVIEAMKKFVAIYLVAVGGAGALLAKVVKRVRVISYEDLGPEAIRELEVEDFPTVCAIDAYGNNLFEEGVKKFSKLS, from the coding sequence ATGGCGACCCGAAAAATAAGAACACCGTTGGATGAAGAAACTGTGCTTTCAATAAAAAGTGGAGATATTGTTTATATCTCAGGGGTAATATACGCTGCAAGGGATGCTGCTCATAAAAGAATGGTCGAAGAGTACAAAGAAAAAGGGACTCTTCCTATAGATTTAAAGGGGCAAGTAATTTACTACGTAGGACCTTCACCTGAAAAACCAGGCCAAATAATCGGATCAGCTGGCCCAACAACTTCTCTTAGAATGGACCTTTACACTCCTTTTATGCTTGAAATGGGTGTAAAGGCAACTATAGGTAAAGGAGAAAGATCACAAGAGGTGATAGAGGCTATGAAAAAATTTGTAGCTATTTATCTTGTAGCAGTGGGAGGTGCTGGAGCTCTCCTTGCAAAAGTAGTAAAAAGGGTTCGTGTAATTTCTTACGAAGACTTAGGACCTGAAGCAATAAGAGAATTAGAAGTTGAAGACTTTCCAACAGTTTGCGCCATAGATGCATACGGGAATAACCTCTTTGAAGAAGGTGTAAAAAAATTTAGTAAATTATCCTAA